A genomic region of Roseateles amylovorans contains the following coding sequences:
- a CDS encoding ferritin-like domain-containing protein, with translation MDNKDINDELNTLIETCKDGEYGFLSCAEHVRSTSLREVFAQRAAECRQASSELQQLVRQHGGKPEEDGSTSGAMHRGWVAVKGTLTGYSDVAMLEECERGEDVAVARYRKAAQKDLPAGVMDVVQRQMAGVLRNHDQIRLLRDQARQAA, from the coding sequence ATGGACAACAAGGACATCAACGACGAGCTCAATACGCTCATCGAGACCTGCAAAGACGGCGAGTACGGTTTCCTGAGCTGCGCCGAGCATGTGCGCAGCACCAGCCTGCGCGAAGTCTTCGCGCAGCGCGCTGCCGAATGCCGCCAAGCCAGTTCGGAGCTTCAGCAACTGGTGCGTCAGCACGGCGGCAAGCCGGAAGAAGATGGCAGCACCTCCGGCGCCATGCACCGCGGCTGGGTCGCCGTGAAGGGCACCCTCACCGGCTACAGCGACGTGGCCATGCTGGAAGAATGCGAACGCGGCGAGGATGTCGCGGTGGCACGCTACCGCAAGGCGGCCCAGAAGGATCTGCCCGCCGGCGTGATGGACGTGGTTCAGCGCCAGATGGCCGGCGTGCTTCGCAATCACGATCAGATCCGATTGCTGCGCGATCAAGCGCGTCAAGCCGCCTGA
- a CDS encoding DUF883 family protein, whose protein sequence is MSTTPSNEKTDKTVPFTTSEDAAKASVAQAASSASAAVKNGATPSSTTGVDLVNRVAQTAHATIDKLANQATPAVQHLQKSLEDTGDLLHQRADQARNVGNEWCESLRGSVRQHPLAAVGTALAVGLLIARLTR, encoded by the coding sequence ATGTCCACGACGCCCAGCAACGAAAAGACCGACAAGACGGTTCCGTTCACCACCTCGGAGGATGCTGCCAAGGCCTCCGTCGCCCAAGCTGCTTCGTCGGCTTCGGCTGCGGTGAAGAACGGCGCGACGCCGTCCAGCACCACCGGTGTGGACCTGGTGAATCGCGTGGCGCAGACTGCCCATGCCACCATCGACAAGCTGGCCAACCAGGCCACCCCGGCGGTGCAGCATTTGCAGAAAAGCCTGGAGGACACCGGTGATCTGCTGCATCAGCGCGCCGACCAGGCCCGCAACGTGGGCAACGAGTGGTGCGAGAGCCTGCGCGGCAGCGTGCGTCAGCATCCGCTGGCGGCCGTCGGCACGGCCCTGGCGGTGGGCCTGCTCATCGCTCGCCTGACGCGCTGA
- a CDS encoding response regulator, with amino-acid sequence MNDGLTSVLYVEDSPLNVIVMEAMFEQRRDLRLHVAEAGMPAWRLSARLQPQLLLVDLNLPDCHGAELLKLLRMRRGWAQVPAIAVTADSDFDALGAGFQELWAKPLDVRRTLARLAELLPPPRGIHGSVGGLEGGTAGDPTLGNGPQQGRPGEPTFPPPGRLASARALRPACEPISPWMEAR; translated from the coding sequence ATGAACGACGGTCTCACCTCAGTGCTGTACGTGGAGGACAGCCCGCTCAACGTCATCGTCATGGAAGCGATGTTTGAGCAACGACGTGATCTGCGATTGCATGTCGCAGAAGCCGGCATGCCCGCCTGGCGACTGAGTGCACGCCTGCAGCCGCAACTGCTGCTGGTCGACCTCAACCTGCCGGACTGCCATGGCGCGGAGCTGCTCAAGCTGCTGCGCATGCGTCGCGGCTGGGCACAGGTGCCGGCGATTGCGGTGACCGCCGATTCCGATTTCGACGCCCTCGGCGCCGGCTTCCAGGAGCTGTGGGCCAAGCCGCTGGACGTGCGCCGCACGCTGGCCCGGCTGGCCGAATTGCTGCCCCCGCCACGCGGCATCCATGGCTCGGTCGGCGGGTTGGAGGGCGGCACCGCCGGTGACCCCACGCTGGGCAATGGCCCACAGCAAGGTCGTCCGGGTGAGCCCACCTTCCCGCCGCCGGGCCGCCTCGCCTCCGCCAGGGCCTTGCGCCCGGCATGCGAGCCCATCAGTCCCTGGATGGAAGCCCGCTGA